In Candidatus Pantoea floridensis, a single genomic region encodes these proteins:
- a CDS encoding MFS transporter, whose product MTHTVLSANPALRRSGFFLFLLLLTAANLRTPITAVGPVLENIRLTFGLSASAAGVINFLPLLMFATLAPPAAWFGNRFGLERSLWGALLLITLGSVLRISGSENALWAGTVILSSGIAAANVLLPPLIKRDFTEHTARYIGLYAMTMAITASIASGVVVPLAELSSAGWRLSLAVWLMPAVIALLAWLPYLKKSATQKKGTANAVPTRSPWRAALGWQVSLFMACQSLVFYTLIGWFTPFAQDSGISQLEAGGMLFVYQVVAIVSNLACMSALKKMRDQRAMSFLASLAILLAVAGLLAAPNYALLWLILAGLGAGASMVICLSLFNLRTADHLQAAKLSGMAQCVGYGVAALGPLCFGLLHDISGSWQWPLTMLLVIAAVQIVVATLAGRARVI is encoded by the coding sequence ATGACCCATACCGTTTTATCTGCGAATCCTGCCCTGCGTCGTTCTGGTTTTTTCCTGTTCTTGCTGCTGCTGACGGCGGCCAATTTGCGCACGCCGATTACGGCGGTGGGTCCGGTGCTGGAAAACATTCGTCTGACGTTTGGACTGAGCGCCAGCGCGGCAGGCGTGATTAACTTCTTACCGCTGCTGATGTTTGCCACCTTAGCGCCACCGGCTGCGTGGTTCGGCAATCGCTTTGGTCTGGAGCGCAGTTTGTGGGGCGCACTGCTGCTGATTACGCTGGGATCGGTGCTGCGCATTAGCGGCAGTGAAAATGCCTTATGGGCTGGCACCGTGATTCTCAGTTCCGGTATCGCTGCCGCCAATGTGCTTCTGCCGCCGCTGATCAAGCGTGATTTCACCGAGCACACCGCGCGTTATATTGGACTGTATGCGATGACGATGGCGATTACTGCCAGCATCGCTTCTGGCGTGGTGGTGCCGCTGGCAGAACTCAGTAGCGCAGGTTGGCGTCTATCGCTGGCGGTATGGCTGATGCCGGCCGTAATTGCGCTGCTCGCCTGGCTGCCGTATCTGAAAAAATCCGCTACTCAGAAAAAAGGCACAGCCAATGCCGTACCCACGCGATCGCCGTGGCGCGCCGCATTAGGTTGGCAGGTTTCCCTGTTTATGGCTTGTCAGTCGCTGGTGTTTTACACCTTAATTGGTTGGTTCACCCCTTTCGCACAGGACAGCGGCATTAGCCAACTGGAAGCTGGCGGCATGCTATTCGTTTATCAGGTAGTGGCGATCGTTTCGAATCTCGCCTGTATGAGCGCCCTGAAGAAAATGCGCGATCAGCGCGCGATGAGTTTCCTCGCGTCACTTGCCATCTTGCTGGCCGTGGCAGGATTGCTGGCTGCGCCAAATTACGCGCTGCTGTGGCTGATTCTGGCCGGGCTAGGCGCGGGAGCATCAATGGTGATTTGCCTGTCGCTGTTTAATCTGCGCACCGCGGATCATCTGCAGGCCGCGAAGTTATCGGGCATGGCGCAGTGCGTTGGCTATGGAGTGGCGGCACTCGGACCGTTGTGCTTTGGTCTGTTGCATGACATCAGCGGCAGCTGGCAGTGGCCACTGACGATGCTATTAGTGATTGCGGCTGTGCAGATAGTGGTGGCCACGCTGGCGGGCCGCGCGCGGGTTATTTAG
- a CDS encoding ArsR/SmtB family transcription factor yields the protein MRENHPSREEIRLENVLAALGNPMRMTVVSILADGGEHTCGSLLKGVSKSTLTHHWRVLREGGIIWQKPSGRENLLSLRRDDLDARFPGLLDSLLSATEQDALTTATLNAFHPK from the coding sequence ATGCGAGAGAATCATCCATCACGCGAGGAGATTCGGCTGGAAAATGTGCTGGCGGCATTGGGCAATCCAATGCGCATGACCGTGGTCAGCATTCTGGCGGATGGCGGTGAACATACCTGCGGATCGCTGCTGAAAGGCGTATCGAAATCCACCTTAACTCACCACTGGCGCGTACTGCGCGAGGGCGGCATTATCTGGCAGAAACCCTCTGGCCGTGAAAATTTATTATCACTGCGACGCGACGATCTGGATGCGCGTTTTCCCGGATTGCTGGATTCGTTGTTGAGTGCGACTGAGCAAGATGCGCTCACCACCGCCACGCTAAATGCGTTCCACCCTAAATAA
- a CDS encoding sugar phosphate isomerase/epimerase family protein — MKLSFCTDSLGHLPFEQMLDKLLELGVYGVEMTTGGWSSAPHLRTETLLGSATQRQQLLRALESRGMSIAALNVSGNPLDPGELGNKHKRDTENALALAGELGVKKIVMMSGLPPASPHDTIPNWITYTVSWPPTLKNCLDYQWNEVAIPYWQGLVARAKESGVEKFALENFSSMLVWNPETLFRLRNAVGDMVGLNLDPSHLLWMGADPIAAARALGPAIHHCHGKDVRLERGLVNINGLLETKPVEDVANRAWNYVAVGCGQDLQWWKEFFSVVRMVGYNDWVSLEMEDLTMSVDAGITSSIAALKQTLSQ; from the coding sequence ATGAAACTCTCTTTCTGTACCGATAGCCTGGGTCATCTGCCGTTTGAACAAATGCTGGATAAACTGTTGGAGCTTGGCGTTTATGGCGTTGAGATGACCACCGGCGGCTGGTCATCGGCACCGCATCTGCGCACTGAAACGCTACTGGGCAGCGCCACGCAACGTCAACAGCTACTCAGGGCGCTGGAGAGTCGCGGCATGTCGATTGCGGCGCTGAATGTGTCGGGAAATCCGCTCGACCCGGGCGAACTGGGCAATAAGCACAAGCGCGATACGGAAAACGCGTTGGCCTTGGCCGGTGAACTGGGCGTGAAAAAAATCGTCATGATGAGTGGTCTCCCGCCAGCCAGCCCCCATGACACCATTCCCAACTGGATCACTTACACCGTGAGTTGGCCGCCCACGCTGAAAAACTGCCTCGATTATCAGTGGAATGAAGTGGCGATTCCCTATTGGCAAGGGCTGGTGGCGCGCGCTAAAGAGAGCGGCGTGGAGAAGTTTGCGCTGGAAAACTTCAGCTCGATGCTGGTGTGGAATCCGGAAACGTTGTTCCGTCTGCGTAATGCGGTGGGCGATATGGTTGGGCTGAATCTCGATCCCAGCCATCTCTTGTGGATGGGCGCAGATCCGATTGCTGCGGCGCGTGCGCTCGGCCCGGCGATTCATCACTGCCACGGCAAGGACGTGCGGCTGGAACGTGGGTTGGTGAACATTAACGGCTTACTGGAAACCAAACCGGTGGAAGACGTTGCCAACCGCGCCTGGAACTATGTTGCGGTGGGTTGCGGCCAGGATTTGCAGTGGTGGAAGGAGTTCTTCTCGGTGGTGCGCATGGTGGGCTACAACGATTGGGTATCGCTGGAGATGGAAGATCTTACCATGTCGGTGGATGCGGGAATTACGTCATCGATTGCAGCACTCAAGCAAACCCTTAGCCAGTAA
- a CDS encoding Gfo/Idh/MocA family protein: MLNGEKSIPRPLRWAMIGGGRLSQVGYKHRSGALRDNTAYQMVASAFDIDAERGRDFGINLGLAAERYYDTYQQLLVEEAKREDGVEVVSVATPNGTHFEIAKAALNAGIHVICEKPLFFTRAEAQEIKALAAAKGLIVGVTYGFSGHPLLMQMRAMIANGEIGDVRMVELQYTHGFSANDSADKFSEAQKWRVDPKIAGPSFVLGDISTHTFYISQLVLPQLKVKSLLCDRQSFIPSRAPLEDNAMVLMHYDNGAVGRMWASSINAGSMDSQSIRVIGSRASLEWSDYNPGELKYEVQGQPNQIMHHGMPYLHESALADERLGALHTEGLAESWANIYLKFAIAISATQRGDQQTLNNLIYPDINAGIEGVRWIENCVRSADNGASWVNYE, translated from the coding sequence ATGCTCAACGGTGAAAAGAGTATCCCACGTCCACTACGCTGGGCCATGATCGGCGGCGGTCGTTTGAGCCAGGTTGGCTATAAACACCGTTCCGGTGCGCTGCGAGATAATACCGCTTATCAAATGGTGGCCAGCGCGTTTGATATTGATGCCGAGCGCGGACGCGATTTCGGCATCAATCTCGGCCTGGCGGCAGAACGCTACTATGACACTTATCAGCAGCTGCTGGTCGAAGAGGCGAAGCGGGAGGATGGCGTGGAAGTAGTGTCCGTTGCCACGCCAAACGGCACCCATTTTGAGATCGCTAAAGCGGCACTGAATGCCGGTATCCACGTGATTTGCGAGAAGCCGCTGTTTTTCACCCGTGCCGAAGCGCAGGAAATCAAAGCGCTGGCGGCGGCGAAAGGGTTGATCGTCGGTGTCACCTACGGTTTTTCCGGACATCCGCTGCTGATGCAGATGCGCGCAATGATCGCCAATGGCGAAATCGGCGATGTACGCATGGTTGAGCTGCAATACACCCACGGTTTTAGCGCTAATGATAGCGCCGACAAGTTCAGCGAAGCGCAAAAGTGGCGCGTCGATCCCAAAATCGCCGGGCCTTCATTCGTGCTCGGCGACATCTCTACACACACCTTCTACATTTCGCAGCTGGTGCTGCCGCAGCTGAAAGTGAAATCGCTGTTGTGCGATCGCCAAAGCTTTATTCCTTCCCGAGCACCGCTGGAAGATAACGCCATGGTGTTGATGCACTACGACAACGGCGCAGTCGGGCGCATGTGGGCGTCATCCATTAATGCCGGTTCGATGGATAGCCAAAGCATTCGCGTGATCGGATCACGCGCTAGCCTGGAGTGGAGCGATTACAACCCAGGCGAGCTGAAGTATGAAGTGCAGGGCCAGCCGAATCAGATCATGCATCACGGCATGCCATATCTGCATGAAAGCGCCCTGGCAGATGAACGTCTCGGGGCGCTGCACACCGAAGGGCTGGCGGAATCCTGGGCCAACATCTATCTCAAATTTGCTATCGCCATCAGCGCCACGCAGCGCGGTGATCAGCAGACACTCAACAACCTGATCTACCCGGATATTAACGCCGGGATCGAAGGGGTGCGCTGGATCGAAAACTGCGTACGGTCTGCGGATAACGGCGCGAGCTGGGTTAATTACGAATAA
- a CDS encoding LacI family DNA-binding transcriptional regulator, with protein MSKPTDKPHKATASDVARLAGVSKWTVSRAFTPGASISEKARERVMAIASELGYRPNLLARSLSQKKTHIIGVVIDELKNPHTMLMLDTVTRQLQQRGYMALLLNIGSGENYRAVLSLADQLQVDGMLFLGTVLSDELIAVAREMHHIPLVQVCRNNDEPGIEVVSVDGLRAGKQLGELLLAQGYTRIGYMMGPATRSHHTLRLEGLQQALNEAGLPLDVLLTAGAYARECSYAALTDYLNAQAPDKRVEALFCENDVLALGALAALREGAGNKFMAVVGFDDIDEASLPSWQLTSFSQRIDLIITEALNRLIDGRATPGGVWSQGELRIRRSHLKP; from the coding sequence ATGAGTAAACCAACCGACAAACCACACAAAGCCACAGCCAGCGACGTGGCACGACTGGCAGGCGTCTCAAAATGGACGGTATCGCGTGCCTTTACGCCAGGCGCGTCGATCTCAGAGAAAGCGCGTGAACGCGTGATGGCCATCGCCAGCGAGCTGGGATATCGCCCTAACCTGCTGGCGCGCAGCCTGTCGCAAAAGAAGACGCACATTATCGGCGTGGTGATCGACGAGCTGAAAAATCCGCACACCATGCTGATGCTTGATACCGTTACCCGCCAGCTTCAGCAGCGCGGTTACATGGCGCTGCTGCTGAATATCGGCAGCGGCGAAAATTATCGCGCGGTACTTTCGCTGGCCGACCAGCTGCAGGTCGATGGCATGCTGTTTCTCGGCACGGTGCTGAGCGATGAGCTCATCGCCGTTGCGCGCGAAATGCACCACATTCCGCTGGTTCAGGTGTGTCGTAATAATGACGAACCGGGTATTGAGGTGGTGAGCGTCGATGGCTTGCGGGCAGGCAAACAGTTGGGTGAACTGCTGCTGGCACAAGGTTATACGCGTATCGGTTACATGATGGGGCCCGCCACCAGAAGCCATCACACGCTCCGCCTGGAAGGCCTGCAGCAGGCGTTAAATGAGGCGGGATTACCGCTTGATGTGCTGCTCACGGCTGGCGCATATGCCCGTGAGTGCAGCTACGCAGCGTTAACCGACTACCTGAACGCGCAGGCCCCCGACAAGCGTGTTGAAGCGTTGTTTTGCGAGAATGATGTGCTGGCGCTTGGCGCACTGGCGGCTTTACGCGAAGGTGCAGGCAATAAATTTATGGCGGTGGTGGGTTTCGATGATATTGACGAAGCCAGCTTGCCCAGCTGGCAGCTCACTTCGTTCAGCCAGCGCATTGATTTGATCATCACAGAAGCCTTAAACCGGCTGATTGATGGACGTGCCACTCCAGGTGGCGTTTGGTCTCAGGGAGAATTGCGTATTCGTCGCTCTCACCTGAAGCCGTGA
- a CDS encoding sugar phosphate isomerase/epimerase family protein, protein MKLSLHGVSVWYSNAVTQLRIAHETGFSGLEILPEHLYRYLDNGGSYAAYRDLMAKYSIEITCINALKRIGRHQPEARAELLREAEKICQAAVELRCPVVQIMALTELDHLPDSERDAILLDNISAIADIGAPLGIKFQIEVVAFTAFNSLQHALDLIKQSGKDNLGVVVDFWHLHAGGATTPAEVARMDKDLIYGVHFCDGRAAKPGEAWDEWVQRNYAPGEGEIDISAWVEAVKATGYDGVWSPELLSPRNWEQDLWDISRHCYEDMNKYIQ, encoded by the coding sequence ATGAAGTTGTCGTTGCATGGCGTGTCTGTTTGGTACAGCAATGCCGTCACTCAGTTACGCATCGCCCATGAAACGGGCTTTAGCGGATTAGAAATCCTGCCAGAACATCTGTATCGCTATCTGGATAACGGTGGCAGCTATGCCGCCTACCGCGATTTGATGGCGAAATACAGCATCGAGATTACCTGCATCAATGCACTGAAACGCATTGGTCGCCATCAACCTGAAGCGCGTGCTGAATTGTTGCGCGAAGCGGAAAAAATCTGTCAGGCCGCGGTTGAACTGCGTTGTCCAGTGGTGCAAATCATGGCGCTGACCGAACTTGATCACTTGCCCGACTCCGAGCGCGATGCCATCCTGCTGGACAACATCTCCGCGATTGCCGATATCGGTGCGCCGCTCGGCATCAAATTCCAGATTGAAGTAGTGGCGTTCACCGCGTTCAACTCACTGCAGCACGCGCTCGATCTGATTAAACAGAGCGGCAAAGATAACCTGGGTGTGGTAGTGGATTTCTGGCATCTGCATGCGGGCGGCGCTACCACGCCAGCGGAAGTGGCGCGCATGGATAAAGATTTGATTTACGGCGTGCATTTCTGCGATGGCCGCGCGGCTAAACCGGGCGAAGCCTGGGACGAGTGGGTACAGCGTAATTACGCACCGGGCGAAGGAGAGATTGATATTTCCGCCTGGGTCGAAGCGGTAAAAGCCACCGGTTACGATGGTGTATGGTCGCCGGAATTATTAAGCCCGCGCAACTGGGAACAGGATCTCTGGGATATTTCCCGTCACTGCTATGAAGATATGAACAAATATATTCAATAA
- a CDS encoding gluconate 2-dehydrogenase subunit 3 family protein, whose amino-acid sequence MNRREALFSLSGIVASLAVAPQLRAKELHNVPLETQLSSDHLPQPAWQNGYRVLTNPLDRQNLAAIFDRLIPADDLGPSASEAGGIEFLDNQLAGDYGSGAALYLQAPLHPENEEALMGSPQFLTPPKERYLTGLAALEKWAQQHHQTSFHALSVQQIDDFLTKMEDGKIDLGKDVNSQALFELMLQNARESYLADPIYGGNKNMAGWKMIGFPGARYDYRPYIERRNENLALIPVSLIPND is encoded by the coding sequence ATGAACCGAAGAGAAGCGCTCTTTTCGCTCAGTGGCATTGTGGCATCACTCGCCGTTGCGCCGCAGCTGCGCGCTAAAGAGCTACACAATGTTCCACTGGAAACCCAACTCAGCTCCGATCACCTGCCGCAACCGGCATGGCAAAATGGTTATCGGGTGCTCACTAACCCGCTGGATCGGCAGAATTTGGCCGCCATTTTTGATCGCCTCATCCCCGCCGATGATCTCGGCCCATCGGCCAGTGAAGCGGGTGGGATTGAATTCCTCGATAACCAATTAGCGGGTGATTATGGCTCCGGCGCAGCGCTCTATTTGCAGGCGCCGCTACACCCGGAAAATGAAGAAGCCTTGATGGGCAGTCCGCAATTCCTCACGCCACCGAAAGAGCGTTATTTAACCGGCTTAGCTGCATTGGAAAAGTGGGCACAGCAACATCATCAAACCTCTTTCCACGCCTTATCAGTTCAGCAGATCGATGACTTCCTGACGAAGATGGAAGACGGCAAGATCGATTTAGGAAAAGACGTAAATAGCCAGGCGCTGTTTGAATTAATGCTGCAAAACGCGCGCGAAAGTTATTTGGCCGATCCGATTTATGGCGGAAATAAAAATATGGCGGGCTGGAAGATGATCGGTTTTCCCGGCGCACGCTATGACTATCGCCCTTATATCGAACGCCGTAACGAAAATCTGGCACTTATTCCCGTCAGTCTGATTCCTAACGATTAA
- a CDS encoding GMC family oxidoreductase: MSLVRNKADVVIVGLGWAGSVMAEELTRAGLNVVAIERGAWRDTSTDFPVAIDADELRFHTRRKILQPMSVETTTFRNRSDQVAAPVRNWSAFQFGWNVGGAGTHWAGMSWRFSPWDFEVAKQTRERYGAKKMQGLQLQDWGVTYDDMAPFYDRFERIAGTSGIAGNLNGQLQKGGNVFEGPRSRDYPTPPLKDTHWMSKYRKTTESMGYHPFTIPAGNLSQAYVNPLGVSMGPCTYCGFCDFHGCGNFSKSSPQACILPVLMRRPNFTLLTETEVLHAVKHDDGKTVKGVKFITQDGVEGFQPADIVCITAYQMDNVRLMLLSGVGEQYDPLTGRGTIGRNYNYQTCSTVTGYFDNEYMNPFIGGGALAVQIDDYNGDNFDHSELDFIGGAGIMGFSTNGRPIQNMNSLRPGTKRWGSEWKAGYKRDYQSAGTIFCQGTSMPMREAYLDLDPNYKDRHGQPLIRTTFDWNQNDVRMARYVTDRAINIMKEMGGQHWVVDNQAEKRWNPYQQQSSHTIGGAVMGADPRTSALNPYLQSWDAHNLFVVGASAFPNNGGYNPTITVGALAVRAAQAIHQKYINNPAPLVGA; encoded by the coding sequence ATGTCATTAGTACGAAATAAAGCTGACGTCGTGATCGTCGGCCTGGGTTGGGCCGGTTCGGTGATGGCGGAAGAGCTCACCCGCGCGGGACTGAACGTGGTTGCCATCGAACGCGGTGCCTGGCGCGATACTTCTACCGATTTCCCGGTCGCCATTGATGCCGACGAACTGCGTTTTCATACGCGCCGTAAAATCCTGCAGCCCATGAGCGTGGAAACCACCACCTTCCGCAACCGTAGCGATCAGGTGGCCGCCCCGGTGCGTAACTGGTCAGCGTTTCAGTTTGGCTGGAACGTCGGCGGCGCGGGCACGCACTGGGCGGGGATGTCATGGCGTTTCTCGCCGTGGGATTTTGAAGTGGCAAAGCAAACCCGCGAACGCTATGGCGCAAAAAAGATGCAGGGTTTGCAGCTACAGGACTGGGGCGTAACCTACGACGACATGGCGCCGTTTTACGATCGCTTTGAGCGTATTGCCGGAACATCCGGTATCGCCGGCAATCTCAACGGTCAGCTGCAGAAAGGCGGCAACGTGTTTGAAGGGCCGCGCTCGCGCGACTATCCCACGCCTCCGCTGAAAGATACGCACTGGATGAGCAAATATCGCAAAACTACCGAAAGCATGGGTTATCACCCCTTCACGATCCCTGCCGGTAATCTCTCTCAGGCTTACGTGAATCCACTCGGCGTCAGCATGGGCCCGTGCACGTACTGCGGCTTCTGCGACTTCCACGGCTGCGGCAACTTCTCCAAATCCTCACCGCAAGCGTGCATTTTGCCGGTGCTGATGCGTCGTCCAAACTTCACGCTGCTGACCGAAACTGAAGTACTGCACGCCGTGAAGCATGACGATGGCAAAACGGTGAAAGGCGTTAAATTCATCACGCAGGATGGCGTAGAAGGTTTCCAGCCTGCCGATATCGTCTGCATCACCGCCTATCAGATGGATAACGTTCGTCTGATGCTGCTCTCCGGCGTGGGCGAGCAATACGATCCGCTCACTGGCCGCGGCACCATTGGCCGAAACTACAATTACCAAACCTGCTCCACTGTCACCGGATACTTCGATAACGAATATATGAACCCGTTCATCGGTGGCGGTGCGTTAGCAGTGCAGATTGATGACTATAACGGCGATAACTTCGATCACAGCGAACTCGATTTCATCGGCGGCGCGGGCATCATGGGCTTCTCCACCAACGGCCGTCCGATTCAAAACATGAATAGCTTGCGTCCCGGTACCAAACGTTGGGGCAGCGAGTGGAAAGCGGGCTATAAGCGCGATTACCAAAGTGCTGGCACCATCTTCTGTCAGGGCACCTCAATGCCGATGCGCGAAGCCTATCTCGATCTTGATCCGAACTATAAAGATCGTCACGGCCAACCGCTGATCCGCACCACCTTCGACTGGAACCAGAACGATGTGCGCATGGCGAGATATGTTACCGACCGCGCCATCAACATCATGAAAGAGATGGGCGGGCAGCATTGGGTGGTCGATAACCAGGCAGAGAAGCGCTGGAACCCCTACCAACAGCAAAGCTCACACACCATCGGTGGCGCGGTGATGGGCGCCGATCCTCGCACCTCGGCCCTTAATCCCTATCTACAAAGCTGGGATGCACACAACCTGTTTGTGGTGGGCGCGTCAGCCTTCCCTAACAACGGTGGTTACAACCCAACTATCACCGTGGGTGCGCTGGCCGTACGCGCCGCGCAGGCAATTCACCAGAAGTACATCAATAACCCGGCACCGCTGGTGGGGGCGTAA
- a CDS encoding c-type cytochrome yields the protein MAKAKKITYTLAALAVLAGIAATGRLWVVLDSARSNVADDKVQLTDFHSNDSAAIKRGEYVMRLADCAACHNADFSGGYKIDTPFGALKTSNISPDRATGIGKMTERDFFNAVRQGRGEHGFLYPAMPYTAYTQMSDGDMHDLWAYFSVQKPVNNAVDENAGMNFPYNIRLAMAGWNLLFFDNNAFKPQTTQNDEWNRGKYIVDGPAHCSVCHTARNALGGEIASQYLQGGNLGSWYAPDITPNPHAGIGKWSDAQIANYLKTGSNGESVAAGPMAEAVEHSTQYFNDRDLQSIATYLRSLPASSTLQAAGFVMDKSRYDQAARRYEVDCSACHGLAGEGITGMVPAFAGNGAMQNDPTNMIHALLDGARAPHTEGRPTSAGMPSFSWKLNDQEMADVLNYVRNSWGNQGAEVKASQVAEVRKVTGAGNKLKVPAMK from the coding sequence ATGGCGAAAGCAAAGAAGATAACCTACACGCTCGCCGCGCTGGCGGTGCTGGCTGGTATTGCGGCAACAGGCAGATTATGGGTGGTGTTGGACAGTGCCCGCTCCAATGTGGCCGACGATAAGGTGCAGTTGACCGATTTTCACAGCAATGATTCTGCTGCCATCAAACGCGGCGAATATGTGATGCGTCTTGCCGACTGCGCCGCCTGCCACAATGCCGACTTCTCAGGCGGCTACAAGATTGACACGCCGTTTGGCGCGCTGAAAACCTCGAACATTTCGCCAGATCGCGCCACAGGAATCGGCAAAATGACCGAGCGCGACTTCTTCAACGCGGTGCGTCAGGGGCGCGGCGAACATGGCTTCCTCTATCCGGCGATGCCATACACCGCTTACACCCAGATGAGCGATGGCGATATGCACGATCTTTGGGCCTATTTTTCGGTGCAAAAACCGGTGAACAACGCCGTAGATGAAAATGCGGGCATGAACTTCCCGTATAACATTCGCCTGGCGATGGCAGGCTGGAACCTGTTGTTTTTTGATAACAACGCGTTTAAACCGCAAACCACGCAGAACGACGAATGGAATCGCGGCAAATACATTGTGGATGGTCCCGCGCACTGCAGCGTATGCCACACCGCGCGTAACGCGCTGGGCGGCGAGATTGCGAGCCAATATCTACAAGGCGGCAATCTGGGCAGCTGGTACGCACCGGATATCACGCCAAATCCACATGCAGGCATTGGCAAATGGAGCGATGCGCAAATCGCCAACTACCTGAAAACCGGCTCTAACGGCGAGAGCGTGGCGGCAGGCCCAATGGCGGAAGCAGTTGAGCACTCAACGCAGTATTTTAACGATCGCGATCTGCAATCCATCGCCACCTATCTGCGCAGTTTACCGGCGTCTTCCACGCTGCAAGCCGCTGGATTTGTCATGGATAAAAGCCGTTACGATCAAGCCGCTCGGCGTTATGAAGTGGATTGCTCTGCCTGCCACGGTTTGGCCGGTGAGGGTATCACCGGCATGGTACCTGCCTTTGCTGGCAATGGTGCAATGCAAAACGATCCCACCAACATGATTCATGCACTGCTGGATGGCGCGCGGGCGCCGCACACCGAAGGCCGCCCAACGTCCGCAGGCATGCCGTCATTCTCCTGGAAGCTTAACGATCAGGAGATGGCCGACGTGCTCAACTACGTAAGGAATTCGTGGGGCAATCAGGGCGCAGAAGTGAAAGCCAGCCAGGTTGCGGAAGTGCGTAAAGTCACCGGCGCGGGCAATAAGTTGAAGGTGCCGGCGATGAAATAA
- a CDS encoding heme-degrading domain-containing protein, with protein sequence MSSLPSLEILLQQEAEHRLPQFDFDLAWQIGQSIQQRAREDNVPVAIEVYAFGQVLFLAALPGSTPENLEWMRRKRNTVLLTGHSSMYVGLVNELKGERMAEQRHILQQDYTDHGGSFPLLTSQGAIIGAVTISGLPSEEDHALALWGITQLLR encoded by the coding sequence ATGTCATCGCTCCCGTCTCTGGAAATCCTATTACAGCAGGAAGCTGAGCACCGTTTACCGCAGTTTGATTTTGATTTGGCGTGGCAAATTGGGCAAAGCATTCAGCAGCGCGCTCGTGAGGATAACGTGCCTGTTGCTATCGAAGTCTACGCCTTTGGTCAGGTGCTGTTTCTGGCTGCGCTGCCGGGATCAACGCCGGAAAACCTTGAATGGATGCGGCGCAAGCGTAACACCGTGCTGTTGACCGGCCACTCGTCGATGTATGTGGGGCTTGTGAATGAGCTGAAGGGCGAACGTATGGCAGAGCAGCGTCATATCCTTCAGCAAGATTATACCGATCACGGCGGTTCTTTCCCGCTGCTGACGTCGCAGGGCGCGATCATCGGCGCCGTCACTATTAGTGGGTTACCGTCAGAAGAGGATCATGCGTTAGCGCTGTGGGGAATCACCCAGCTGCTGCGCTAA